A genomic stretch from Malus domestica chromosome 15, GDT2T_hap1 includes:
- the LOC108174761 gene encoding uncharacterized mitochondrial protein AtMg00810-like produces MDLLEEAEFTDCKPVATLINSKLKLTIDGEALKNVTYYKRLVGKLIYLTITRPDITFAVSLVSQFMQAPTVERLSIVKRILRYLKWSIDRGILLRNNHSTEIHAYTVADWAGNAIDTKSTTSYCTFVRGNILTWKSKKQ; encoded by the coding sequence ATGGATCTACTCGAGGAAGCTGAATTTACTGATTGCAAGCCAGTTGCCACCTTAATCAATAGCAAACTCAAGCTTACCATAGATGGTGAAGCACTAAAAAATGTCACATATTATAAAAGATTGGTTGGTAAGCTAATCTATCTTACCATCACTCGTCCAGACATTACTTTTGCTGTCAGCTTGGTCAGTCAATTCATGCAAGCACCCACAGTTGAACGTCTCAGTATTGTTAAAAGGATCCTTCGCTATCTCAAATGGTCCATCGATCGGGGAATTCTTCTGCGTAACAATCATTCCACTGAGATTCATGCATACACTGTTGCTGACTGGGCAGGCAATGCAATTGATACAAAATCCACCACTAGTTATTGCACATTTGTTCGAGGCAACATTCTTACTTGGAAGAGTAAAAAGCAATAA